AAGGTGTCGGTCCTAAATGAAAGACTCCAGAGGAGAAACACAGTAAAGCACCTGCCAGTATGGATCCACAGGACACACACCATTATCTTAAAGGTGTTGATCCAATGGAAAGACTCAAGAGATCTGAGAAACATAATCAAGCATCTGTCTCTGTGGCTCAAGAGATAGAAGGAGGTCTTGGACTCtgaaggttgtgggttcaagtctTATCAGGACTCAGTGAATTTTAAAGTCTAACATCTGAAATGATGAAGATAAATACGCCCGGAACACATCTCATAGTGTGAAGGTATCGGTAGTGTAGTGGATAAGATTGCAGTTTCTAAACTCTGTAGGTGGCGAGCCTAGGTTCAAATCCCACTGTGTCTGGTGATGGAGGATTGGAATCTTAACAGGCAAAGTTTTATAGTGAAAATCTGAAATGACGATGATAAATACGCCCGGAACAAATCTCCAAGTAGGAAGGGACCAGTGGCCAAGTGGAATTGTCCTGGCATCTGCAATACATACACGCTGGTTCAAATCCAGCTTCTACAGTACCTGGAACTGCTAGTTCCCCCTGATGTTTCATGAGTAACACAAGTACAGgtttatgaaaaagaaaatcaagagtGTCTGAGGTTCTGTGAACATGTCAGACCCTTTATTTGAAAGTGTTGGATGACTTAATGAATTAAATATAGTGTACTAACCTAAATTCATTAATGGTTCATTGTTTCCACCATGACATAAGATTTGATttattatatatacatatggTCAATCATATATCAGGATAATATGGTTCAAAGTTAAAAGGAGCTCAAGTAAAATATGGAGCATCAGTGAAGTCACTAGAGACACTGTTTACATGATATGTGAACACCAAGAACACCTCTCCTCTGTTAATTCAGGGAACAGGAAGttataaaggaaacaggaagttcagGGTTCTTTCTCTAATCTGCACACAGCACgcagcaacagaaatgtaagtTCCTGTACTGAAGTTAAggtttagcattagcatgtagcttagcatttGCAACAACTTGTATTagtttattgtttgaatttatACAGAACTTTGGTAATGACTAAACTTCTTGTGTCTTGTAGTTTTCACTCCTTCAATCTggtgaagaaatgaaaagaggagaTCATCTCTTTGCTCCCTTCAGGTGCAGCTCCTGCAattcaaagacaaagtttacatttagtttagaccaaagacaaagtttacatttagtttagaccaacaaagacaatgtttacatttagtttgaacgaacaaagacaaagtttacatttagtttagaccaacaaagacaaagtttacatttagtttagactaacaaagacaaagtctacatttagtttgaactaacaaagacaaagtctacatttattttgaactaacaaagacaaagtttacatttagtttgaactaacaaagacaaagtttacatttagtttagaccaacaaagacaaagtttacatttagtttagaccaacaaagacaatgtttacatttagtttgaacgaacaaagacaaagtttacatttagtttagaccaacaaagacaaagtttacatttagtttagactaacaaagacaaagtctacatttagtttgaactaacaaagacaaagtctacatttattttgaactaacaaagacaaagtttacatttagtttgaactaacaaagacaaagtttacatttagtttgaactaacaaagacaaagtttacatttagtttgaactaacaaagacaaagtttacatttagtttgaactaacaaagacaaagtttacatttagtttgaactaacaaagacaaagtttacatttagtttagaccaacaaagtttacatttagtttgaactaacaaagtttacatttagtttgaactaacaaagacaaagtttacatttagtttagactaacaaagacaaagtttacatttagtttagactaacaaagtttacatttagtttagactaacaGAGACAAAGAGGTTCCTCATGGAGGAGCACAGCATGACTCATGTGAGTAGAAATGAAAAGGTCTGGTTCATCTATCTGTAGAGaaggttaaaaatgtttgacttgaaataaaaactgttttttcaaaGTTGTTCAAGCTGTTTCAATCGTCTTCTTTGACATGTCATGACTCATTGTGTGTGTCGCTCTGACTCACCAAACTCATAATACTGAATGCTGCATTGAAGACAGATATGGcggctacatgctaatgctaagctacatgctaatgctaagccaCGTGGTATGCTACATCAGATGCAATACGTCACAAATTATAACGAGGCTAATgttaagctacatgctaatgctaagctacatgctaatgctaaaccACGTGGTATGCTACATCAGATGCAATACGTCACAAATTATAACAAGGCTAATgttaagctacatgctaatgttaagctacatgctaatgttaaACTTTAACTTCAGGACAGGAactcacatttctgctgctgcctgctgtgtgcagattaaagaaagaatcctcaacttcctgtttcctttataacttcctgttgataaatccagagcacttcctgttgataaatccagagcacttcctgttaataaatccagagcacttcctgttaataaccagagcacttcctgttgataaatccagagcacttcctgttgataaatccagagcacttcctgttaataaccagagcacttcctgttgataaatCCAGAGCTACAGATTCACAGATATAAGAAGACCGAGGAGTTcagatgaaaagaaacaaagctaCATGGACAGACAGGTGATCATTCAAATGATTTCGTCTGCTTGCGTTGGATGGATGTTTCTCAATCTTCTCCTGAGTCCGTTTGAACTTTTGTGATCTGTTGCTTTGGTAACCTCAGCATCGTTAACAAAAACAGGCCAATCAGAGTCCacattttgaaggtctcggtctggGACTAGaaggaaaaaacatcaaataactTCAGTCCCCGGTTACGACcacaaccttcctggtgttacgcTCCAAGTGAGTAAAACGTcccctgcacacaaacatatttGTGACTCTGTGTGGTCTTAGTGTgctcttgactacaacactaccctCAGCTGAGTTCAGACAAGGAGGACCAAaagctgttgggtttttaaatgacatgacACTTTAAATGGGGGGATGAAATACTCACACCGTGTCCTGGAGGCCCTTCAGATCCTCTGATCATTCAGCAGTCTGGACACAAAATGTGGATGAATTGAGGACACACAGACTAATGAATAATGGAGATGTGATGTGTTAGCTGGTACATACATGAGCTTCTGTAGTGTTGCATctttctccagctgtctgtcatgaGTCTGCTCCAGTAACAGGCCCTGgttcaaacaaaaaggaggaaaataaaatgtataatgtgGCCAGAGTTAATGTTGATGTCTGCTTGATAAAATCTGGCACTTCTAATTGAAGTAGTTTATGATTGTAAATGAATGAGCTCGTCCATCATCCTCTGCTGGTCTTGGATCTGGTCTCTGAGGCGGCTGAGCTGCTTGTGGTGCCTCCAGAGTTTTGTGGAGATGTACAAACGGATTTGTGTCCATCTTCTGCTCCTTGAGTTTCTCAGCCAGACTCTGTTGGTTGATCTCATCATCCTGTGAATTATTACAAGAAAAGGACATCAAGTAATAAGAATTgagaaaatgaaagtatttGTATTTAGAATCTTTAAGCAGGTTGTCTTCAAACTGTGCTTCTAATGTTGTGTCTTGTCTTTGACTTTAGTCTATTCTTGTCATCCAGCTGTTTGTACAGGTTGCTCCTCCTCGTATTTGCTCCGCTCGTGGCAACAatattatttgacttttctttcacaAAGGTAAGAAGTATTTTCAGATGAAAGAAACAGTTagttaatttaaaatgagtAATGTATCAGAATGGCCCATTTACTTTTCATGTATTGTTCAATCCTAGCTGTAAATGAGCCATAGATGCTCCTAAACTAAAAGTCTGTGATAGTCCTTTTTAActtgtaaatgtttccttttaatttatgtttaatcTAAACTAGCTCAATGAGctgtaagaaaaaataaataaaaataaaaataaaaataaattcaaacaaattgatcatttcaattaaatcaataaaaaggtttgtggtattttcattGAGAAAACCAAAGGAAAATAAACTAATTAAATTGgttaaaagtttgaaaagtaaaatgaaaGCTACTAGGAAAAGGTCTAAGGTAAACATGcagctttaatataaataatttagcAAACAATGATGTAAGACtctaattaaaatgtataggtttaaaataaatacattatatcgtttataaatcactttatatagagagggcgccctctggtggttagttgttggttactgcacttaaataataaatgaatcagactgctgtttcttttttggttgacttgttagctgttgttttatttaccttttagctgttgttttatttaccttttagctgttgttttatttaccttttagatgttgttttatttaccttttagctgttgtttagttttatttaccttttagctgttttatttaccttttagatgttgttttatttaccttttagctgttgttttatttaccttttagctgttgttttatttaccttttagatgttgttttatttaccttttagatgttgttttatttaccttttagatgttgttttatttaccttttagatgttgttttatttaccttttagatgttgttttatttaccttttagctgttgtttagttttatttaccttttagctgttttatttaccttttagatgttgttttatttaccttttagatgttgttttatttaccttttagctgttgtttagttttatttacctttgaGCTGTTGTTTTAATTACCTTTTACCTTACAGCTGAACTGTACCTGTAGGTCTGTCTTGATGAACGAGGCTCCTGCTTGGACCAGATAATGACAGATAGTTCTTTGACACAGGGACGCAGCTCGGTGAAGGACCGTCTCCCCCCtggtcgagagagagagagagagagagcgagagagagagcgagagagagagagcgagagagagagagcgcgtcAGATTACAGCATCTGACAACATCACCCGAGGAACAGACATCAACAGTGGCCCCCCTGCTGCTTCTTTTGGTGTCTTGTGTTTATGATGGCACATATATCATCACATATAGACTGAACAGAGATCAGagcacagatacagacacaggcAGTTTGAAAGCATCATCATCTACACTCcgttaacatttaaataaagtgtttagCATTTTAAAAACCTCATGGTTTCAGTTCAATGTTAGATGTTTTCAAGCACAAATATAATCTGTACTTACTGCAGTTTTTCTGGAACGACTAAAAACTACTTAAAAGGTGGTTGGTTTTTTGGgtgattttctccagatccactttttaagattgtggttgaaattgtcttttggTCCTGACAATGCAGGCaatgagctgaggtctgcttctggggtgggtgcagacagagcactgagggaatactACTTTGAGAAAATGACCGACCCTGCCTTTAACCCAGACAAGACTCTctcttacctgctttttgtgtcttgagataacatttggaTTGAGTTGGCGCTctacaaaataaagattgattgaactgactttttgttttacaagccTGTCATTGAAAGTTTCCAAGTTATTCAAACActaaaatacagaaagaaaaaaaaaacatcatattcCTATTTTGAAAAGAACCCACATACATTCattaatggttaaaaaaacaacaactaagaTTCTTTAAATGAGCTACACATGGTGCAATGGCACCCCCTGTTGGCCTGTCAGAGACTGCTACAGGAAGTGACTCATCAAGCCCTGCCTATAAAGGAAGCAGGAAGTTAAGGGTTCCTTCTTTCATCTTCAAGGCTGCACACAGCAggcagcaacagaaatgtaagtTTCTTCACTGGACTGAAGTTAACAACTAAGCTTTCTTTTGTCGTGTattagtttattgtttattgtagAACTTTGGTTATGACTAAACTAAATGTTCTTGTGTCTTGTAGTTTTCACTCCTTATTCAATCTggtgaagaaatgaaaagaggagtTTGTCTGACTGTCAACCTACGAGCACCAAACACGTGGAGGACTGTACACACACCTGTGGAGGATGTAGAGGACCATCTCTTGGCTTCCTGCACTGGCAGCGTGATGACGTAACCTGCAGCCGGACGAGTCGAGTGACGTCAGGTCGGCTCCCTCCAGGTGCGGCTCCCTCCAGGTGCGGCTCCCTCCAGGTGCGGCTCCCTGCAGATGGTGATTCAATTCAAAGACACATGTGAGTATGTAGAAATGAGGTGCAAAGGTCTGTAGTGAGAGATGAAACTGTCACTCACCTTCTTTAAGTCCTTGTTCTTCACACACTCAACCAGCAGCTCTAGAGAGAGAGGATGTTAAAAACCACAGATAATTAAAGTTATTATCAGTGCTCTGTATGATGAGCTTCAAGGTCTTGGTCCTCAAAAGGATTTGATTAACTTCTCCTTTTGGGTGACAGATTTATCGGCtaacaataaacatgtaaactactataactaaataaaacacagctggCAGATAACTAACAACATTAAGGACTAATGCACTACAGCTGAACCTGATCACAGATGtaacacctctctctctctctctctctctctctcccaaaaAAACAGGCCCAATGTGACATGATGAACAAACTTAATGTTAACTTTCATGAATCAGTTCATTTGTATTCACTTGTCTccaaacactttacaataactaacatttttaagtttaaactaattgtgttttttttgttgtaacttTTAGGGGCAGCCTGACCAAAACAAGACGAAGAGCTGTTAACATGTATGCTACACCACGCTGCCTCACCTGCTTCCTTCAACATTTGGTGAGTATTTTTCTTGGCTCTGGTGTTTATTTGAACAGTTTCAGTCACATACAGTCGTATTCTTGATTTTATTCGTAGGGCAAGATGTACATGATGCTACAAACTTTTCAATTTTAATCTTAACTCTCTGTGATGTAGATGTAGAGATTCTTTTGACttaattaatttattgttaATTAATGTATCAGAATGGCTCATTTTTACAATCCTAGCTGTAAATTACCTGTAGATGCAACCTGACATGAACTTTAAACCctgatgtctttgtttcttgtattccAGGTGTTTCCTCGCTCTGAACTCTGAAGAGTAGgatctgtgctgcagctggaaggattttttttaagaataaagtTTACTTGTTAGCTGTTCTAGTTTTCTTTCAGTCatagtttgtttttatctttcagcTATAGATTTAGTTTAAAGTCTGTTTGCTTTAATTTTCATTTGCAGTTTTCTTTTAACACACTttgataatacattttaaagtcttaatttgtttcatgtttgtgttgtcagcATCTTTAATTCCTAATGGAtgttttgttgtagttgtttccttctttgtcttcatttgaagttgggatatttttttataatattgaTAAATTTCCATTAGGAAACATGCTTACTGGGTAGATAACTACAGACAAGTTTCCTCAGAACAATGAAACCTGTAAGCTACTATAAATAAACCACACCTGGCAGATAACCAGAACATAATTACAGAAGTCACTGATGCAGAGTGATGAAGCAGtagttttattacaataaaatattgaacagCCATGACCTCtgttttttgtacatgttaCATAAGCACAATACAATGAGGCGTCCCCATTGGGTAGGAGCTCAaagctttcttaatgttgttttgtgttccAGGTTTAGGTCATAAATGTTTagactcagttattttaatcatttcatcCTTGTTATAGTGGAGGAACATCAGGTGATTAATGAAATAAAGATTATGAAAATGTAGTATTTCATTAAACACCTGATGTTCCTCCACTCCAAAAAGgatgaaatgattaaaataactgagtctAAACATCTACAAGACCTAAAACCTggaacacaataaaacaacattgaGAAAGCTTTGAGTCTCCTACCTGAGCAGGAAGACGTCGACAGAGTTCctgttggagaagaaaaacacattttagttcatCAACTtaataaaactcaaaatgtttgtaattataaaacattgATGACTGGAATAAACCTGAGTTTCATCATTCACTGTAAATTATCtgtgtttaacttcactttaaggCTTTTGGATGAGAACGAAGCaaacttaaataaaagtttaaatgtagaatataaTATAGAAACATTAAGTATAAGGTCTTAAGAAACATCTTTACCATACATTAACTGTCACAAGAACAAAGACTCtaattaaagttaaaggtttaaaataaattaatcagactgttgtttctttgagttttaattaaacacagaaaactggattaaaagcttttacttttaaattaaataaagaagtttattcatattactttatcaagatgaacatttaatctctgaacagtaatgtttagaaaatcattttacctcGGATTAACTAATTTACATATTAGTCAATAAACTTAAATTGaggttattgttttatttaaactcttCAATCTGATATTAGTTTAAAttataagttttgtttttaaagtttacttTTACCCGGTGTTTAAACAATTAGTttaacaggagaaaacaagttCAAAAGTGACCTTcataatgttgataaatgtTATCATCATCTTACTTTGACGATGTTTCCTCTTAACAAACATTTAGCATGAGCATTAGCCCacgtgttagcattagcatacagCCCCACGTGTTTCTATTTTGTGGCTTTTCACAcaaaactgaacttttaaagACTCACTGAGTATCTAGACTTCATCTCTCCTTCCCcggctccttcttcttccaccGCTTTGATCCACAGCCAGGCTGCCCGCGGTCCGCACCGCTTACCTGGTCGAAACAATGATATACacacctgagaacacctgaacacacctgggCGTGATTACCGGAAGCTTCAACCGGAAGTGTCGCAGAAAGTTTCTATGGAAGAAACGAAAAAGTTATAAATAAGAGGACACATAAACAAGACTaagtcaaaaatcaaatgttttattgataaaaaatatttattaatgtaatttacttgtttttatgttttttttaaactttgaactCTTGGTAACCAACATGAGAAAGTCAAACTCGGGTCACCATGGTAACTACCGGTAACTGCATTCGTTAGCAGGGGACGAAGCTAACCTGTTTTCCGGTCTTTAGGACACTGACTGAATTGTTACTCACAGATAAATTCACTGCTGAATGATGTTTACCTCcagtttctctcttcctctccctgtcgTTCTCCAAAGTGTCTAAGAAGCAGATAAATGAAGACACGGGATGAGTGAAAACTTTGTACTGAAGCTCCGAAGTTAGTTTGAGATACTAATGTGTAAAGATGGAGTTTAAAGGTGAAACTGCGCCCTCCTGTGGTCACTCTGTGAATTACTGCatttggaagtttttttttttcacctttcttGTTCTAGATACAAATTCaaactgctttctttgttttatttctttataaataaatgtgacttgacttaaTCACAgataaaatattttcttaattataaAAAGCAACTGTTTACTGCTTATGTTAATTAAAATCCATTGTCTGTTAATCACACATGCATGTTAGTCTCTCAAAGAATCTGAAGTGTAACTTCATTGATTGCATATTCTTGTGTACGTTGGAGCGTTTCACTACTGAGGAAGAAAGCAGATTGTGTTCCCATGACATATTAGGcaatatatttttcttattttcttattagTGGTAGATAATTAAAGACTACAATAAACAAGTTTCctcaaaatcaaagaaaacagacaatgaAAGCTGTAAACTACTAgaactaaataaaacacagctggcagataagggtttttgttttgaatccaCGTCTTTTTAAGCCTTTTCTGCCTCGTAAAATCGGGCAAAAATCTAAATTCTTTGACTTCCAAGTAGAGTGAATGTAATCACTCAAATGTGTCTAGAAGGTGACTGGTTACTGCACTGACCTGTATCTAACTTAAAAGTAGTGAGGCTTTTTACCACACCTCTAAGAGCAGATAAAATGATCATCAGAGTTCAACCACTGACGAAACAAAGACACTGAAAGAGAGTACAGAAAGAAGACTTGGATGAAATGAAGAAACTTCTCAGTTGACAGTTTTGGTCTCACTCCAAGTCTGCactcagaaagaagaaaagaattgATTTGCtttcttcagaagaaaaaaagagaaaagagagtgtTGCTTACAATCAGAGGACAGGTTATTCTGTCTTAGTCTGTCTTAGACAGACCCCTTTAGAAGACAGACTAAAGGggtttcacacttgcagaaaactcctgaaaaactcctgacacCTCAGAAAAGTGTCTTGACACTGAAGAAAGACGGCAGCACTCACCCGTCATTCCAAAGGGAAAGCAGGTGTCTTTTAATCACATCAAGGATTCCTTCGATCCACAACCAGAAGGAATACACTTTCTCGTTCGCACTCTGCtcacagacaaatacatttagttCAAAGAGAAGATGTAGTTTTAACTTTATGATGCACCAAAAAGACTTCATTAGTATCTGCTAACCtgtacatgtttctctttttgcagcttttggttaaattaCAGATTTGAATAcagattttattcatttttaacttgTGGTATTAAAAAGTATCACAGATGTTGACAATCTTAAATCTCAGGCTGAATGGGGCTCACCTTGCACAACTTGGTCCAGGTGATTTGTCCCTCTGGGTTCCTCTTGGCTTTGGCTCctgaagataaaaataaataaaagttaaaggcCTGTTTGAAAGTCCTGCAGGTGTTTATCTGTTAAAGAAAAGTATTTCTACCGAGCAGTTTGTCAGCCAGCATGTTGAGCTGCTCCTGGTTCAGGCCTCGCTTGGTGACGGAGGAGAACTGCCAGCTGAGGAGCTCGGACAGCTGAGACCACTTGGCCTGCGGAGCGCTGAGGAAGAACTTCAGATtctgagggagaggagaggaaagaagaagagatggaaacacaaaaagtcaaacCATCTGGTTTAAAACTACAGTTAAAGATACTCTGTTACGAATAGAAGACCTTTATTCAAAACCTTACTTCATATAAAAAGCACAGGCATCAAAATATACTCAAAATGCAAACCATAAAACAGCTATACACGCGTCAACATTTAGATTGTATTAATGGTCTGTTTATGAATTTAAGGTGGCAGCTGTGAAACTTGTTTAAATCATGAAGATATCACCTAATtgtatgtttgatatttgtgataagtaaacatctgtaatcATCAATGAGAGTCCTGGTTGTGTACCCTGGGCTCGGAGGTCAGCATGTTGTACCAGAGGATGGAGGCCCAGCCGCTGGGCAGCTGACAGACGTTAGAGATGACAACAACAGGCAGGGACATGgcctacaacaacaaaaacagcaacaaaca
The sequence above is drawn from the Labrus bergylta chromosome 24, fLabBer1.1, whole genome shotgun sequence genome and encodes:
- the LOC110004437 gene encoding diacylglycerol kinase zeta-like — its product is MLKEAELLVECVKNKDLKKGAAPGGSRTWREPHLEGADLTSLDSSGCRLRHHAASAGSQEMVLYILHRGETVLHRAASLCQRTICHYLVQAGASFIKTDLQDDEINQQSLAEKLKEQKMDTNPFVHLHKTLEAPQAAQPPQRPDPRPAEDDGRAHSFTIINYFN
- the LOC109977241 gene encoding signal transducer and activator of transcription 1-like, whose product is MQDSLATVQFHDLLAQLDDQHSRFALENNFLLQHNIREIKRNLQAMSLPVVVISNVCQLPSGWASILWYNMLTSEPRNLKFFLSAPQAKWSQLSELLSWQFSSVTKRGLNQEQLNMLADKLLGAKAKRNPEGQITWTKLCKSANEKVYSFWLWIEGILDVIKRHLLSLWNDGHFGERQGEEERNWRNFLRHFRLKLPVITPRCVQVFSGVYIIVSTR